CAGAGCATCGACAGCGGCATCGCCAATGGAATACAGATAAAGTAAAGCTATAGCCCAAATGTACTGGTTACGGTTCTTGCGGTAATAGGTAACGCGTTCATCTACACGTTCATATTCTTCGGACGTCGTGCTTTCTTTCTCTACGACATGCTTGCGGTCCAGGTAGTACTCCACCATGTTCTGTGACGTCCAGATACTGGTGGCAGAACCGATAAAGGCCATATACAGAAGGCCCTGCTTACCGAACTCGCGGTTGTACATTTGTCCGAAACCGGGAATAATAGACCAAAGCAGCGCCTTTTTCATGCTCTTGAGTTCTACACTGCGGTAATTGTTGTTGTACCAGATTCCAAAGGCATCGAAGAAGCTGTACAGGTAAAGGCCGTACAACCAGGCAGTTTCTGCCTTGCGCAAGTCTTCCTGTTCCATTTTCTTGTCGCTCTTTTCGTGAACGCGGGCAATGAATTCATTACGCTTGGAGTGGTACGCCGCAAGGCTGTCGCGATTCGTTTCGCGAAGCATCTTGTTGGTAAAATAGGCCACGGAGTCGCGGAAGGGTTCCGCCTGTTCGAGCACGCGCCTGTGCTGGTAGCTCTTGTTAGCAGTGACCTCGTACAAAAGCAGGAGTTCGATACCCGTAATAAAGCCGCCGCGCACGTAATGTTCCGTATAGTACTGGCCGCCACCCGGGAAAATGGCAAACAGCATGGTCAGCGGCAAGGAATTGCGCTTGGTCGGGATATCCCATTCGTTTACAGTTAGAGTGTCAATCGCGACAATACCCGTCTTGCCCTTTTGCAAGGGGTCTGCCGCCACGACAGAATCAGCGGCCACCGAATCGACATTCACGGAGTCAGCCTGCGCCCAAGCCGCTGTTCCAAAGAACAGTGCATAAAACAAGCATAAAACAAATGAGCGCAAAAACATCGGGAGGAAAGATAGTAAAATGATTTATAAGAAACATTCACAAAAATGTGGCCAGCGGCAAATAAGATTTCTAATTTTTAGTTACCACTTTGGTTAGGAGACAACATCATGCTAAAGAAAATCATTCTTGCTGCCGCTATTGCAACCACAGCCTCTTTTGCCACATGGGATTACTTCCCTGTTAAAGAAAGCCACAAGGGCCAAGCCACCGTTCAGTTTGACGACCTCATACAGGACAAATGGCAAACATTCACCCTTACAACCGGAGTTCGTTTTTCGCCAGTCCAAAACTTTGAATTCGGCATAAAGCTCCCTTACGTGCTCTTTTACCTTTACGATGGCAAGAAGGAAAACAGCGCCAATGGTGCTGGGGACCTTGAAACAATGTTTAGGTACCAGTTCTTGTCGAACATGAACGCCTTCTTGGACGTTACCGTTCCTACTGCCAGCTCAGAAGTGTACTACCCGGATTATCCGTTCGCCTTCCATTTCGGTATTCAATATTCAGAGAAGTTCGGCTTCGTGAATCTTGGTTCTGAACTTGGCTACAAAATCGTAACTCGTGGCGAAGACAAGGTTTCGCCCCCGAACGAACTGAACGTGGGAATCGAATCGGACTTTGAATTTTCACAGATTGTAACCCCGTACGTCGGACTTAACCTGTACATGCTCGTCGGTAAGTTTACCTATGAAGGCGAAAATGAAGGAAAAAGCCACACGGGCGATCTGGGATACGAGCCCTATGCCGGTTTGAGCATTGCCTTCAACGACATTATTTCTCTTGACCTTCATGGAAGTATTCTTACTGGCAGGGACTACCTAAAGACTACGTCGTTTATCGACAAGGCAAAAATCACTGTAGGCACCGGCCTCTACGTCAATTTCTAATTCCAATTCAACCCTTTTTAACAGGCCCCAGGTTACACCTGGGGTTTAATTTTTTACTTTTT
The sequence above is a segment of the Fibrobacter sp. UWB5 genome. Coding sequences within it:
- a CDS encoding DUF5683 domain-containing protein produces the protein MFYALFFGTAAWAQADSVNVDSVAADSVVAADPLQKGKTGIVAIDTLTVNEWDIPTKRNSLPLTMLFAIFPGGGQYYTEHYVRGGFITGIELLLLYEVTANKSYQHRRVLEQAEPFRDSVAYFTNKMLRETNRDSLAAYHSKRNEFIARVHEKSDKKMEQEDLRKAETAWLYGLYLYSFFDAFGIWYNNNYRSVELKSMKKALLWSIIPGFGQMYNREFGKQGLLYMAFIGSATSIWTSQNMVEYYLDRKHVVEKESTTSEEYERVDERVTYYRKNRNQYIWAIALLYLYSIGDAAVDALLSDFDNPMHLAVLPRLGGGLQALMSFDF